The following nucleotide sequence is from Osmerus eperlanus unplaced genomic scaffold, fOsmEpe2.1 SCAFFOLD_48, whole genome shotgun sequence.
AAAAGcattttgttatgaacagtctattaaagtctggactgataacgaggacaTAGTGTATCGATTGCTCgggagcttaacgactgtatttccagtttttgacatatgaggatatttgcacagtattaaagaaatatatttagttatacactgtgttctgcagttatataaaggtaggatatgtgatgttatgcTGTATTCCAAGCAGTCaggcatctccccctcctgcactcccgtagtggacaatctgatggtgagacagtgctgaattttgatttaaaatttgagttggattgtacaaggtgtttatggaacaattatcactcagtatgCCTACCAGCGCAAATAGCACagctggatttaatcttcatgataatgatgaaatgGATTGAAAATaacgtgtgtgaggaaaacaaaatgtataaatattacgagtaatcgttcttcccacatttactttctgcagtctgactacagtacggtcatctgcgtcgccaattcccactgtctccaaaatgtgcgtaggcctacagATAGATACAGTCAGAGTTTGCGTgaaggaccgcacattctcccgtcaagtttgttttatATAAATCTCAACCTTTGCGTGggaagtggcgtacgcacattttcagcccagTTTTacgtttataaatgagaccccagaaCCTGGagaaccagaccagaccctggaGTACCAGAACATAGAACAGACCCTGGAGAACCATACCAGAATCTGAACCAGAACTGAACATAGACCAGACCCTGGAGAACCAGACCTGAACCTGAATAAGTTGGATAAGTCTTGTTTTTGTAGGGGTGTGCATCAGAATTCTTTTTGGCTTTTGTAAAAGTCTGTTAAGATTTCCATTACTCAGGTGTAACCCAGTGGTTGGACAACATTACGTGTTTGATTGACAAGGCCAAACCCCTCCTCCAGAGTGGTTCCACTGCGGCACCCCAAAAAGCAGCTTCACGATTGGTTAACCTGTTGCCATGGCTTGACAAAGCACAAATAGTTCCCTTTTACTATTTTTGTGGCCCCAGTGCTCACAGGAACAGTGTTGGTCTCAAGATCATTTCTTCAATATAATGTGAGTTCTGTTGAGTTGTCCCAACTCATACAGCtgtggaccagaccagaccatgaAAGTTACTATGGACCAGACTAGGCCAGACCATGTAACTTTTTACGGTTTGCGATTGGGAGAGCAATGTTCTGACTGGGTGATATGTCATAGTGACTGTTCTGACTTCCTGATATGTCATAGTGACTGTTCTGACTGTCTGATATGTCATAGTGACTGTTCTGACTGGCTGATATGTCATAGTGACTGTTCTGACTGGCTGATATGTCATAGTGACTGTTCTGACTGGCTGATATGTCATAGTGACTGTTCACTGTGTTCTGACTGTCTGATATGTCATAGTGACTGTTCTGACTGTCTGATATGTCATAGTGACTGTTCTGACTGGCTGATATGTCATAGTGACTGTTCTGACTGGCTGATATGTCATAGTGACTGTTCACTGTGTTCTGACTGTCTGATATGTCATAGTGACTGTTCTGACTGTCTGATATGTCATAGTGACTGTTCTGACTGTCTGATATGTCATAGTGACTGTTCTGACTGGCTGATATGTCATAGTGACTGTTCACTGTGTTCTGACTGTCTGATATGTCATAGTGACTGTTCTGACTGTCTGATATGTCATAGTGACTGTTCTGACTGTCTGATATGTCATAGTGACTGTTCTGACTGTCTGATATGTCATAGTGACTGTTCTGACTGTCTGATATGTCATAGTGACTGTTCTGACTGGCTGATATGTcaccagaatcagaatgggatttattcgccatgaaagtttgcacagacaaggaatttgctttggcaggaaggtgcatacaataaacatatacctaaaatttaaatatgtggactatctatactaagtgtacataaactagcagtactaagtggtattagaatagaattaaatatacaataaaacatCTTGGACCAGGAAGATGTGACTGTGACATAGTGACTGTTATGACTGGCTGCGATGGCATAGTGACTTCAGTGTTCTGACTGTTCTGTTTCTTGTTGTGCTCCAGCTCACTGTCAGCAGTGTCGTATCCAGCGCTGCAACGCAGAGTACGTGACCTCGACATCGCCCTCCAGTGGGCTCCAGGAGGAGATGCACCCGGACTACTGCATCTCCCTGCGGGCGTATGCCCTCTGCACCCGGCGCACCGCGCGCAGCTGCAGAGGAGACCTGGTGTACCACTCGGCCGTGTTCCGCATCAAGGAGCTGTTCTCACAGCACAACTGCTCCTCCGATGGGCCCACCTCCCCCGCCAGGGCCCCCGgcaccccccggccccccctcccccggctcTGCGACTATGAGAGCCGGGCCCTGGCTGCTGGGCACCTCGGCAGGTATGCCCACTGCAGCCTGTTCGGGGACCCCCACCTGCGCACATTCAGGGAGGAGTTCCAGACCTGCAAGGTGGAGGGGGCGTGGCCTCTCATAGACAACCGCTACCTGTCCGTGCAGGTCACCAACGTACCTGTCGTCCAGGGATCCAGCGCCACGGCAACCAGCAAGGTAGGCGGGGTTTGGAGACGGGCGGGGAAACTGGAGCTAAGGGCTCTGAACTTGATGATGATAATCATAATTATATGATTTTATTCATATTTTGTTTTATTCATGTTTTGTTGcatagggttagtgtgtgtgtgtgcgagagggaCAGTGCGCGAGAGGGACAGAGCGTAGTGTTGGCTGGGGCCATGGTTGAGTGCTCCTGTGTTAACGGGTCATATGGTAGTGATTAAGGTGCTCCACattcccctctcaccctgtctgaaGCGGCGTCACCCCTCTGATAGAGGCTCTCAAACTCTCCTGAGAAACCAGGAGGAATAACCAGCTagccctggtctggtctggttctaGCCCTGGTTTGGTACAGGTCCTAGGTCTGGTCTGGTACTGGTACTGGTCCTAGCCCTGGTCTGGTACTGGTCCTAGGTCTGGTACTGGTCCTATGTCTGGTCTGGTACTGGTCCTAGCCCTGGTCTGGTACTGGTCCGGTTTGGTACTGGTCCTACACCTGGTCTGGTATTTGTTCTAGGTCTGGTTTGATACTGGTCCTACACCtggtctggttctggtcctAGGTCTGGTCTGGTACTGGTCCTaggtctggtctggttctggtcctAGGTCTAGTTTGGTACTGGTCCTaggtctggtctggttctgGTCTTAATCGGGTACTAGTCCAGATTCTAGAAGGCTGTGGTTGTGCTGGCTGGTATTCAAGATCTCTCTCAGAGCTCTGTGCAGACAGTGAGGTTATCTCACATTTGTCAGCAGGCTTCTTAAAGTGAGGTACGAAGAATGTTCTGGAGGAAATCAGCGTTCTCTAGTTTGTTGGCAGTAGAGTCCTGTAGCTAGTCTGGATCCTCTGCAGGAGATGGAAGCTATCCATGGGTTTCAGTCACGtgactttttgttgttgttgcagcccCCATCTTTATGACCGATTCGCAGCCTCTCCTCGGGTCTCCTCAGTGAGCATAAATGATGTTACACAAAGTAGAACACCTTACCACCGACGAAAAGTAACGGTatttaaagaaaataaatactttAGGTTTCGATCCTTATTAACTGTCAAGTGAACTGCTTACTCCACTAAAGTGTAGTAAAAACTTGCCAAATTTGACGTTTGCTGACATCTACGTTTACCTCGTCCACAATCCCTCTCCATACACCGGGGAAGCTCTTAAGGCATTTAAAAGCACTGAAGTCTACCGCTACTTCACCTCAGGATGGGTTAATGATCCCAAAATGAATCATCTGGATATGAAGAAAATGTTCTTGATCACAAGAAGGGTAAATGGCAGTCTGTTAATCAAGCGATATTAACATTACACGAATAGCGTTTATCACTGAACTGAATTGCCATCAGATTCTGTTGTAATATCACATCGGGACACCAAATGAAAAGTAGTTTAGCATACTAACGCCACTACAACAAGTAGCAACATAACGTATTTCAACCATATAACGCtaacggagtcaggtggctgagcggttagggaatcaggctagtaatccaaaggttgctggttcgattcctggctgtgccaaatgacttttgtccttgggcaaggcacttgaccctacttgccttgggcagaatgtccctgtacttactgtaagtcgctctggataagagcgtcggctaaatgactaaatgtaaatgtaccgtTACTAATGTAGCCTAAATATAGATAGTGCAAGCGGTCCAGAATAACATTATACATGCTCAAATTATAAATTAAATTTTTTAATCAATTTCTTGCGATGTTCACGGTTTTTTGTGACATTGTAaaagggattagagaatgccaggagcagctaacagttacagtcataatagaatgagatccccaccggtcaagtgtggactggtgcagcaatttaacagagcaaaaaaggggaatttgatgcaaccccacacaccaagacagcgacagcccccctcatttggaacatgaaatctgttccaggggaagagaactctaaaataagttatacttatagaataaggatggaaacaacccatcccccgttgcctccaactagtaacatacttacctttaacagtcgtagaattgactaaacaataacgtttttaacctaattttaaatgtcgaaacagtatcagactccttaattgagacgggtaatttgttccagagaagaggtgctctatatgagaacgccctacctccagctgtttttttcttaattttgggaaccacaaaattgtccttgcggggcaatagggtgcaaggagactggagaggtacagtggtgccaatccatgcagagatttgtagattagtagtagaactttgaagtcagctctggcttggatagggagccagtgtagagagacaagagtagattttatgtgatcaaactttcttgttctggtcaatagtctagcagcagcattttgcaccctcTGTAAAAAATTttggtgggtaattgggaggccagagaacaacacattgcaatagtccaatcgggacgtaacaaatgcatgtattagtttttcggcatcatcctttgagagaaattttcgtattttggcaatattacgtagatggaaaaatgcagttctggtaatttgcttaatatggtactcaaacgaaaggtctgggtccattgtgactcctaaattttttactagctggctttgagagactttgacgccgtctaggtctaaggtcagattggaaaaattatttctatattttttaggaccgaaaatttgaacctcggttttatccgaatttagaagaaggacatttgcagtcatccaagctctcaacctagaaacacatttttccatagcatgtggaaattctccagactttatagacatatatagctgagtatcatctgcataacagtgaaaatttaccccagagcttctaattatgtttcctaaaggcagcatatagagagaaaataacagagggcctagaactgaaccctgtggtactccgtattttacagtggagctcctggatgagcagccatcatagtggacatattgtgatctatcagatagatacgatctaaaccactgaagtgacgtaccagaaatcccaacatagttctccatacgttccaagataatctcatgatccaccgtgtcaaaagctgcacttaggtctagaagaaccaggacagagatagaacccgcgtcagaggctaacagtagatcattgactaccttggctaatgcagtttcagtgctgtggtggagacgaaatccagactggagaggttcataaagctgatttgaggagaggtgctcagtaagctgttgtgccacagccttttctaaaattttggaaagaaatggcaaatttgaaattggcctgtagttgctaagacaacctggatccaggtttgtttttttaagaaggggcttaataatagcttgtttgaaatcgttggggacttggccaattacaatagattcattaataatactaagcatgggtggtccaataatagggagaagttccctacagagtttagcagggaggggatcgagaaggcagctagtgggtttcgaggagtctatcagctcgatgaacgcttccatagaaatagggttaaagtgagtgagagcctcaacatgcagcatgcttggtataggggaaagttccgtgttgatggccactcctccaggactagtctgtagtttgtcccttattgcatagattttttggtcaaagaaatctaagaaatcattgggagagaaatctgaactcAGAGCAATTCAGTCCTAAAGATGGTGCCGCGACCACTGTGTGACGTCACATGAAATCTATGAATATACTGTAGCTAGTCTGGATGCTCTGTGGGAGATGGAAGCTATACTGTAGATGGTCTGGATGCTCTGTGGGAGATGGAAGCTATACTGTAGCTAGTCTGGATGCTCTGTGGGAGATAGAAGCTATACTGTAGCTAGTCTGGATGCTCTGTGGGAGATGGAAGCTATACTGTAGATGGTCTGGATGCTCTGCAGTAGATGGAAGCTATACTGTAGCTAGTCTGGATGCTCTGTAGGAGATAGAAGCTATACTGTAGCTAGTCTGGATGCTCTGTAGGAGATAGAAGCTATACTGTAGCTAGTCTGGATACTCTGCAGTAGATGGAAGCTATACTGTAGCTAGTCTGGATGCTCTGTAGGAGATGGAAGCTATACTGTAGCTAGTCTGGATGCTCTGCAGTAGATGGAAGCTATACTGTAGCTAGTCTGGATGCTCTGTGGGAGATAAGCTTGGATGCGTGCTGATGTGAGATGGTTGTGTCAACATCAGTTAAACCAAGTATGGTCTCTTTATATACAGTTTGTTAGTTGTCTTATCACAGTAAGAGAGTCATTAGTCATGCTCTGTTTAACCACCCAAGCTGCAGAAAGACCTCAGTGTTGGAAGTGTGATGCTGGGGTGACACCCTGTGGTGGTTTTGGGCATTacattctttctctcctcatgATTCATCTTgtggtctcccctccctcctcagataACGGTGATCTTCAAGTCGTTCCAGGGCTGCACGGATCAGAAGGTGTACCAGGCCACAACCGAGGACTTGCCCTCGGCCTTCCAGgacggcagcagcagcagtggggGGGACGAGGCGTCCAGCCTGCTGATCCTGGACCGGCCCGGCCCGGCTGGGCGCCATGTCCACATCCAGGCACGCTACCTGGGCGCCTCCATCATCGTGCGCCGTGTGGGGCTCTACCTGACTTTCGCCATCCGGGTCCCCGAGGACATGCTGGGGCCGGAGGAGGTGGGCCTGCAGCTCTGTCTCCATGGCTGTCCTCGCAGCCAGCTGATCACACAGCACACGCTGGGgcctgccccgccccccagggccctgccccccagggccccgcccccccaggtcTACTCGGTGGAGCAGGCCACGGCTCGTTGCCGGGAGACACTGCAGGTGGAGGATGTGTATTTCCAGTCGTGTGTGTTTGACCTGCTGACCACCGGGGACCCGGCCTTCTGTCTGGCCGCGTTCGGGGCGCTGCAGGATCTGAAGGCCTTGCCCCCTTCCAGACTCAGGCAGAGCTCTGCCCCTAGTCCCCCCAGGACTCCTCGCCTGCACAGCAGGGGAGCatccctccccaccacacacactctgctgctgctgctgggcctgctgctgggcctgctgctggtgtgaggaggaggaggaggaggagagactccTGTCTTTCACTCCCTAAACAATCTGAAGGACccagcgtacacacacacacacactcgtctaCACACCTGTACATTGGATCAGCACTAACAGACTCTGAAATGTGAAAATCCCCAAATGACTGTTTAACTCTGCTCTGATTGAAGGCGGGTTCATCAAAATTGATTTTTGTAAATAACAAGTCCTGGTGCCTGATTATTATGGTCTGCACTGGCCCAGACACCCAGGTGGCTCATGGTTTTGGAACAGATGTGTGGTCCACTCCATTGTTATCTCATCATATTTACAGAAAACTGTGTTTCTTATTCACAGTATTCAATAACTGAATGTAAAGACAAGGTACAGGACATGGTACCCCTGTCCGTAAAATCTGAGGTACAGGACATGGTACTCAGGACCACTCTGAGTAACAGTCCTTGGAAGTACTGTGTCATATACCTTCATATCTGTCAAACCTtgctcctgtagggttacactccaaacctgctcctggagagatacctttCTGATGCAGGTTTAGAGGCCTGATAAAAGGTATATACTACAGTATACCTCACCATGTCAGGTACATGCTTCCCCTTTGTgccagggtgtctgtgtgtgtgtggagggtcagtacttacgtgtgtgtgtgtgtgtggagggtcagtactcaccagggtgtgtgtgtgtggaggttcaGTActcaccagggtgtgtgtgtgtggaggttcaGTActcaccagggtgtgtgtgtgtgtgtgtgtgtgtgtgtgtggagggtcagtactcaccagggtgtgtgtgtggagggtcagtactcaccagagtgtgtgtgtgtggagggtcagtactcaccagggtgtgtgtgtgtggagggtcagtactcaccagggtgtgtgtgtgtggagggtgattGTCAGTCATTCCCAGATTAAGATCAAAATCCTCCCAAAGACAAAACTCCCttatcaagctgctctgacctcaTCTAacccatctaaccctaaccctcttcacTCAGACTGACTGTGAGGTGTGTTAGTGAcctcatctaaccctaaccctcttcacTCAGACTGACTGTGAGGTGTGTTAGTGAcctcatctaaccctaaccctcttcacTCAGACTGACTGtgaggtgtgttagtgtgtgtacccTTTGCCTTCCTATCTTTCAAGGTAAACAAACAAAATCtctatattataatatattgaAAGATTGTATATAAGTGTTTTATATGGTGTACATGTTTTAACTGTAATGTTTTACACATTTGTTGTGATTTAGTTAGATATTGTTGAATACTTTTATTGAAAGTGAACTAATAtgtgttttacattttattacaATCATTCATTttacataataaaaaaaagtgttGGGTTGATGTtaggtgtttgttttgtgttttcttaGTTTTACTGCTgaactcttctctcttctcatcctcctctcgtccctccatccctggtaaactaaccctaacctaagcCTGTCCTAATGACAGGATGAATCTCCAGCAGTGATGGGAATTAATTGCATAAAAATCCAGCTCTTGGTAAGATAGAGAAGGGATGGATGCAGGTACAGAGCACCTCATACAGACCGGAGTGTAAAGTCGAGACAATCTCCCCTAAACTTTTACTGAAGGGTGCCCTCTTCTGCGGAGCACCCAGCCTGGAGGTCAGCaagctgtaccccccccccccccccatcagacAAGATAAGGTTTTCTCTGAGCAGGGTATGAGGTTCATGTGTTGTATGTCAGAGCAGAGTATGAGGTTCATGTGTTGTATCTCAGAGCAGGGTATGAGGTTCATGTGTTATCTCTCAGAGCAGGGTATGAGGTTCGTGTTGTATCTCAGAGCAGGGTATGAGGTTCATGTGTTGTATCTCAGAGCAGGGTATGCGTGAGGGCATCATAAACAGATGGTAATAAAGATGAACTGCCTTGCTGTACTCTGACCTCACATCATCACCGTCGTTCGActttctgtccctcccctcttcatctcactttctgttttctctcctctctccagactATCCAGTCATTCAGTCTGATAAGGACCAGTCAAccagtttgtatttttattgtaaaattgaaaaaaaggagataaagagaaaagCCCCAACAAGCATTTCTGTTTGATAAATACCTTAACATAACTATGAAATAAAATAACTGATTAAATTAGATAAATAATTGGCTTAATACGCAAATAAATTATTACATAAATATATACCATTGACATCAAGTAATTACTTGatcaaataaataattataaaacAATCCTTTTAATAATGAGTATGAAATGATCTAAGCAGCAAGTTTTCAAGAAACGTCAACAGGAATCACTGTTTGGTTTCTCAGACTATGACagaacttttatttttattttttatatatatataaaaaaggttCTGTTCGCTATTCAGTGTACCATGCTTTTATGACACTGCCACACAGGCAGAGGGCGCACTCCCCTTTCAGAAGGAACTGTAAACAGCGTTTATCCTCCAGTTTTTGAAGACAGCTTTGCCTCAGTGCAAGTCAAGTCAACATAACAGATTCAGTATATTTTCTCATATATTTTTGTTGCATTGTGCTGAGAAACCAGAAGTTTAACATCTTTAAAATGCAAACCCCCTCCCTAGTAACCCCCTAGAAAGTTTCTGTGCTTCTACATACAGACTTCAAATTTATAATAAGATACTATCCTCAGCATTCAAACCATAGTTAAAGAATCATTAATACGAGTATTACCATTACCAACCTTTAACCGCGGGCTCTCTATTGGGCATGCTCAGAAAAGTATGATTGCGGCGATGGCTGAATAATGATGACAAACGGGAAGTTGGTTAAATAATGGCAGTGTGATAACATCATTGGGAGTGTTAAGGGTTAGGGACTcaaaccctcctcacccccacccccctcctcaccagcctaCTGTGGCCCGGGTTCTACCGTGGGCCTGGTTTTACCGTGGCCCTGGTTCTATCGTGGGCCTGGTTCTACTGTGGCCCTGGTTCTACTGTGGGGCTGGTTCTGCTGGTTCTACCGTGGCCCTGGTTCTACTGTGGGGCTGGTTCTGCTGGTTCTACCGTGGCCCTGGTTCTACCGTAGCCCTGGTTCTACCGTGGGGCTGGTTCTGTTGTGGAGCTGGTTCTGGTTAGGGTTCTGCTCTCGTCACAACACCTCATCTCTGGCTCATTTTATTCCTGACACGTCTGCATAAACACAAAGTTGCCACGTTTAATTGGCACTCGACCTACGCTGTTTTAAAGGCCACGTTTAATTTGATTTGAATAATTTAGATGCTGTACATTTCCAGTGGGTGGAGGGAAAGGTTCTAGAAAAGGAGGGTTCTAGAACAGGTGGGTGGAGGGTTCCGAGGagggttctcctcctctctcaccctctccttctcaacaacatcctctctcctacctcctcttctctcctgtttTTGTCCAAGGAAAGGCAGTAAGGAAAGGCAGTAAGGATTCCAACCCCAGAAAGGAGGACATGTTAGTCGTGGAAACCAACCGTGTGGAGCCCCCTCGCTGCTGTGGGCGCCTAGCAACTGAGCAGATGTCATGTGATGTGGATGGAATGTTCCAGATGGTATGTTGTGAATGATCTGAGCATGCCCCAAACCAGGTCTAAACCCCACATTCTACACCACTAAAATAGAATagctttttaaaatatatatttttttctctctatttgttTAAATATATTAAACCTGGCAGTAGCTATAAATGTAAAAGGAACAAAACCCATTGTTTTCCTCTTTCAACCTGAAGTTAGTGTTTCCTTTTAAGTTTAAACTTTATAATAAATATTTAGTGGTATTAGTATCATCAGTatgtcagggtcagggttgggTCAGGGACCGGGGTTAGGGGTCAGCCTCTATCACTGCTGAGAACAATACACATGTTTAGTTCTTTGGT
It contains:
- the rgmd gene encoding RGM domain family, member D, with the translated sequence MLSIHASTPQTDSSSVHEKQSKFFILTGWIGMGRSGPHNVAKLQLWNCLTLTMVLSCLLLRPAHCQQCRIQRCNAEYVTSTSPSSGLQEEMHPDYCISLRAYALCTRRTARSCRGDLVYHSAVFRIKELFSQHNCSSDGPTSPARAPGTPRPPLPRLCDYESRALAAGHLGRYAHCSLFGDPHLRTFREEFQTCKVEGAWPLIDNRYLSVQVTNVPVVQGSSATATSKITVIFKSFQGCTDQKVYQATTEDLPSAFQDGSSSSGGDEASSLLILDRPGPAGRHVHIQARYLGASIIVRRVGLYLTFAIRVPEDMLGPEEVGLQLCLHGCPRSQLITQHTLGPAPPPRALPPRAPPPQVYSVEQATARCRETLQVEDVYFQSCVFDLLTTGDPAFCLAAFGALQDLKALPPSRLRQSSAPSPPRTPRLHSRGASLPTTHTLLLLLGLLLGLLLV